In one window of Cytophagaceae bacterium ABcell3 DNA:
- a CDS encoding sterol desaturase family protein — protein sequence MENVYTKARPKHSGSKQLFENPVLEKLSRTHISVPITIFLSISAGLLFYAFKHTALPAYLIPLVFMAGTLLFSFLEYLVHRYLFHMSTHTEGRKRMQYICHGVHHEYPKDKTRLAMPPLASIFLATAFFALYYLVMDTWVFAFLPGFLTGYAAYLFVHFIVHAYPPPKNVFKALWLNHSIHHYKDQEIAFGVSSPLWDYVFGTMPEKKPK from the coding sequence ATGGAAAACGTATACACAAAAGCTCGACCAAAACATTCGGGTTCAAAACAGCTATTTGAGAACCCTGTACTGGAAAAATTGTCCAGAACACACATATCAGTTCCAATTACTATTTTTTTAAGCATCTCAGCAGGGTTGCTGTTTTATGCATTTAAACATACTGCACTGCCAGCATACCTCATACCGCTGGTCTTTATGGCAGGCACATTGCTGTTTTCTTTTTTAGAATATTTGGTTCACAGGTACCTCTTCCATATGAGTACACATACAGAGGGCCGCAAGAGAATGCAGTATATATGCCATGGCGTCCACCATGAATATCCAAAAGATAAAACAAGATTGGCCATGCCTCCATTGGCAAGTATCTTTCTGGCTACGGCATTTTTTGCCCTATACTATCTAGTTATGGACACGTGGGTATTTGCTTTTTTGCCAGGTTTCCTTACAGGGTATGCAGCCTATCTTTTTGTACATTTTATTGTACACGCTTACCCACCACCAAAGAATGTTTTCAAAGCCCTTTGGTTAAACCACAGCATACACCACTATAAGGATCAAGAAATTGCGTTTGGAGTATCCTCACCCCTGTGGGACTATGTATTTGGCACAATGCCAGAAAAAAAGCCTAAATAA
- a CDS encoding cold-shock protein yields MQKGTVKFFNNSKGFGFIKPENGGEDIFVHTSGLIDEVHENDKVQFEVEPGKKGMNAVKVEVIE; encoded by the coding sequence ATGCAAAAAGGAACAGTGAAATTTTTTAATAACTCAAAAGGTTTTGGGTTTATTAAACCAGAAAATGGAGGAGAGGATATATTTGTTCATACTTCTGGGCTTATTGATGAAGTCCATGAAAATGACAAGGTTCAGTTTGAGGTTGAGCCTGGTAAAAAGGGTATGAATGCAGTAAAAGTAGAGGTTATAGAGTGA
- a CDS encoding GIY-YIG nuclease family protein, translated as MYFVYIILSQKSQRFYIGQTSDLKKRLQQHNCPESTYLTRSGQPWVLYFSIECQTIKQAMRVERHIKEMKSRRYIENLTKYPDMVAKLLEKYR; from the coding sequence GTGTATTTTGTGTACATCATACTTTCCCAGAAAAGCCAAAGGTTTTATATAGGCCAGACCTCAGATCTAAAAAAGAGATTGCAGCAGCACAATTGCCCTGAAAGCACCTATTTGACTCGTAGTGGTCAGCCTTGGGTTTTGTACTTTTCCATCGAATGTCAAACCATAAAGCAGGCGATGAGGGTAGAGCGTCATATTAAAGAAATGAAAAGTCGTCGATATATAGAAAACCTGACCAAGTATCCTGATATGGTTGCCAAATTGCTGGAAAAGTACCGTTGA
- the bshA gene encoding N-acetyl-alpha-D-glucosaminyl L-malate synthase BshA, with amino-acid sequence MKIGIVCYPTFGGSGVVATELGIALAKQGHEVHFITYTQPVRLDFFNENLFYHEVAVAPYPLFLYPPYELALASKLVNVVKFEKLDILHVHYAIPHASAAYLARQILQDEGISIPFITTLHGTDITLVGKDVSYAPVVAFSINQSDGVTAVSSDLRKDTYAHFDIKKDIKVIPNFIDLMKFKKQKREYFRRAICPDNEKLIVHTSNFRPVKRVHDVIRMFHALRTHIPCKLLMVGDGPERQKIEILCRELNVHKDIRFLGKLEAVEEILSVCDLFILPSEKESFGLSALEAMACEVPLISSDAGGLPELNIHGKTGFISKTGDVDDMVKNALHILDDRNLPQFRKNALKRAGDFDVNVIVPQYIALYEEVLKQTGE; translated from the coding sequence ATGAAAATAGGCATTGTCTGTTACCCTACCTTTGGCGGCAGTGGTGTAGTAGCTACAGAGTTAGGCATTGCACTCGCCAAACAAGGGCATGAAGTTCACTTTATTACATATACCCAACCTGTCAGGTTGGATTTCTTTAACGAGAACCTTTTCTACCATGAGGTTGCCGTAGCCCCCTACCCTTTATTTTTGTACCCGCCATATGAGCTAGCACTGGCAAGCAAATTGGTCAATGTGGTAAAATTCGAAAAACTCGATATTTTACATGTACATTATGCCATACCACACGCCTCTGCTGCCTATCTGGCCAGGCAAATACTACAGGACGAAGGCATTTCAATACCTTTTATTACCACACTTCATGGCACGGATATAACCTTGGTTGGGAAAGACGTCTCCTATGCCCCAGTAGTTGCTTTCAGCATCAACCAATCGGACGGGGTAACAGCCGTTTCCTCAGACCTGAGGAAGGACACTTATGCGCATTTTGACATAAAAAAAGACATCAAGGTCATTCCCAATTTTATAGACCTGATGAAGTTCAAAAAGCAGAAAAGGGAGTATTTCAGGCGCGCCATTTGCCCTGACAATGAAAAGTTGATTGTACATACCTCAAACTTTAGGCCTGTAAAAAGGGTGCATGATGTTATACGAATGTTTCATGCCTTGCGAACCCACATTCCATGCAAGTTATTAATGGTAGGAGATGGGCCAGAAAGACAAAAAATAGAAATCTTATGCCGAGAGCTTAATGTACATAAAGACATACGTTTTTTAGGAAAACTTGAAGCCGTAGAGGAAATTTTGTCAGTTTGCGATTTATTTATCCTTCCCTCAGAAAAGGAAAGCTTTGGCCTTTCGGCACTTGAAGCCATGGCCTGTGAGGTTCCTTTGATTTCTTCTGACGCCGGAGGGTTGCCTGAGTTAAACATTCATGGCAAAACTGGGTTCATTAGTAAAACAGGAGATGTTGATGACATGGTCAAAAATGCTTTGCATATTTTAGATGACCGAAACCTCCCTCAGTTTAGAAAAAATGCACTAAAAAGAGCAGGGGATTTTGATGTTAATGTTATAGTCCCGCAATACATTGCTCTTTACGAGGAAGTGTTGAAACAAACGGGGGAGTAA
- a CDS encoding YicC/YloC family endoribonuclease encodes MIKSMTGFGSASSDSEDRLIVVEVKSLNSKFLDTNLRLPKEYADKEIEVRNLLANLLERGKVSLNIEIQQKKDTKPKVAVNRAIVKQYYKDLQETAEELGVSNSDLFRMALGMPKAIETDIEAEDNAEEWKQITDTIRAAIDKCNSYRADEGLSLKEKFGAYIEKIAMLLEQVIAHDPKRIENVRERIQTHMNDYLNNEQIDKNRFEQELIYYIEKLDITEEKIRLKNHLDYFVKTMESDGSGKKLGFIAQEIGREINTIGSKANDANIQKCVVEMKEELEKIKEQVLNIL; translated from the coding sequence ATGATAAAATCAATGACGGGCTTTGGCTCTGCGAGTAGCGATAGTGAAGACAGGCTGATTGTGGTGGAGGTTAAATCTCTAAACTCGAAGTTTTTGGATACCAATCTTCGCCTTCCAAAAGAGTATGCAGACAAGGAAATAGAGGTTCGGAATTTGCTGGCGAATTTATTGGAAAGGGGAAAAGTGTCCCTAAATATTGAGATACAGCAAAAGAAAGACACCAAGCCTAAGGTGGCGGTGAACCGTGCAATTGTAAAGCAATACTATAAAGACCTCCAAGAAACAGCAGAGGAGCTTGGGGTAAGCAATAGCGACCTTTTTAGAATGGCGCTAGGCATGCCTAAAGCAATAGAGACAGATATAGAAGCAGAAGACAATGCTGAAGAATGGAAGCAAATTACAGACACTATTAGAGCAGCAATAGACAAGTGCAATAGCTATAGAGCTGATGAAGGATTAAGCCTTAAAGAAAAGTTTGGTGCTTATATTGAAAAAATTGCCATGCTCCTTGAACAAGTAATTGCTCATGACCCTAAGCGAATAGAAAATGTAAGGGAGCGTATTCAAACGCACATGAATGATTATTTGAATAATGAGCAAATAGATAAGAACCGTTTTGAGCAGGAGCTGATCTATTATATTGAAAAGTTAGATATTACCGAGGAAAAAATCCGCCTTAAAAACCATCTTGATTATTTTGTTAAAACAATGGAAAGTGATGGCAGTGGTAAAAAGCTAGGTTTTATAGCTCAGGAAATCGGAAGGGAAATAAATACCATTGGCTCCAAAGCTAATGATGCAAATATTCAAAAGTGTGTGGTTGAAATGAAGGAAGAGCTAGAGAAAATTAAAGAGCAGGTGCTCAATATATTGTAG
- a CDS encoding glycoside hydrolase family 3 N-terminal domain-containing protein has product MPGRLLNFAIVPLLLMLVAWEKPHVNQKSKPRIDQWVDSVMSSMTAEQRIGQLFMVAAYSNKDKKHTAEIEELITKHNLGGLIFFQGGPYRQAVLTNRYQSLAKVPLLIAMDAEWGLSMRLDSTISFPKQMTLGAIEDNKLVYTMGSEVARQCNRLGVHVNFAPVVDINSNPRNPIIGMRSFGEDKKNVALKGIAYMKGMQNNRVMANAKHFPGHGDTGTDSHLTLPVIMHSKERLSEIELFPFRELIKDSIMSIMVAHIHVPAYDNAKNKATTLSKYVVTDLLKNEMKFKGLVFTDALNMKGVSNFYKPGEVDVLALLAGNDVLLYAEDVPLAIKKIATAIKNKEITQEEIDERVRKILRAKYWAGLDHTPQIDLKNLYADLNDTQAKAVQQELFEKAITLVKNDHKLLPIKIVDTASFASVSIGIDKDNAFQKSLDKYAPFKHYSVPNKYAEEAFYDNILKELLSHEVVVVGLHNTNPWNNKDYGITENSRKFIEKLHKAHPNVVLSVFANPYSLKHFDQYPHVICGFEDNETTNRIVPQIIFGALSPSGKLPVTVSESLPIGTGLITQNLDRLRYGQPESVGLNGSSLAKVDSIFNKAIEDGATPGGQVLIAKDGMVVYNKSFGHMTYDREQPVTESTIYDIASITKVAGTMQAVMFLHEKGLLDLNQKASYYLPELKNTNKADLIVKDILGHQAGLVPFIPYWKKTMDTNGFSPTCYARQKDEEHPYEVVPGVYSIGSIEDSLWKWTVESDMLKKKKKEKYRYVYSDLGFYIMKRISEKLLNQPINEFLQQNFYDPMGMSTMGYNPLCKFEQGCIAPTEDDKLFRRTVIRGTVHDQGAAMLGGVAGHAGLFSNANDLAILLQMHLQKGRYGGYQYFKPETIERFTKKQFDKNRRGLGWDKPEPDGGGPTSDLASPMTYGHTGFTGTAAWVDPEYNLIYIFLSNRVCPDANNTKLIKNNVRTVIQDQIYNSILEYNLAKE; this is encoded by the coding sequence ATGCCTGGGAGATTACTAAACTTTGCCATTGTTCCGCTACTTCTAATGCTTGTTGCATGGGAGAAGCCGCATGTTAACCAAAAATCAAAACCACGAATAGACCAGTGGGTAGATAGCGTCATGTCTTCTATGACTGCCGAACAAAGAATTGGTCAACTTTTTATGGTTGCAGCTTATTCTAATAAAGACAAGAAACACACCGCTGAAATCGAAGAACTTATCACCAAACACAACCTTGGAGGCCTTATATTTTTTCAAGGCGGGCCTTACCGGCAGGCTGTCCTTACCAACCGTTACCAAAGCTTGGCCAAAGTGCCCCTACTCATTGCTATGGATGCAGAATGGGGGCTATCCATGCGCTTGGACAGTACCATCAGCTTCCCTAAACAAATGACCCTTGGAGCCATTGAGGACAATAAGCTCGTCTACACCATGGGTTCGGAGGTAGCCAGGCAATGCAACCGTTTAGGCGTGCATGTAAATTTTGCACCGGTTGTTGACATCAACAGCAATCCTAGAAACCCGATCATTGGTATGCGGTCTTTTGGCGAAGACAAAAAAAATGTTGCTTTAAAAGGCATTGCCTACATGAAAGGCATGCAAAACAATAGAGTGATGGCCAATGCCAAGCACTTCCCAGGCCATGGCGACACCGGCACTGACTCCCACTTGACACTACCAGTAATTATGCACTCTAAAGAAAGGCTCAGCGAAATAGAACTGTTCCCTTTCAGAGAGTTGATCAAAGACAGCATCATGAGCATTATGGTGGCACATATACACGTGCCTGCTTATGACAATGCAAAAAACAAAGCTACCACACTTTCTAAATATGTAGTAACCGACCTTCTGAAAAACGAAATGAAGTTTAAAGGGCTGGTTTTTACAGACGCACTCAATATGAAAGGCGTCAGCAACTTCTATAAGCCTGGCGAGGTAGATGTACTGGCATTGTTGGCAGGAAACGATGTATTATTATATGCCGAGGATGTCCCTTTGGCTATTAAAAAAATAGCTACTGCCATTAAAAACAAAGAAATTACACAAGAAGAGATCGATGAAAGAGTAAGGAAAATACTAAGGGCTAAATATTGGGCTGGATTGGACCACACCCCTCAGATAGACCTGAAAAACCTTTATGCCGACCTCAACGACACACAGGCGAAAGCTGTTCAGCAAGAGCTTTTTGAAAAAGCCATTACCCTGGTCAAAAACGACCACAAGCTGCTTCCGATCAAAATAGTGGACACAGCCAGCTTTGCCTCCGTTTCAATAGGTATTGACAAAGACAATGCATTCCAAAAATCTTTAGACAAATATGCACCTTTCAAACACTACTCAGTGCCAAACAAGTATGCCGAAGAAGCCTTTTATGATAATATTTTAAAAGAACTGCTTTCGCACGAAGTAGTCGTAGTCGGGCTGCACAATACGAACCCATGGAACAATAAAGATTACGGCATTACTGAAAACTCACGTAAGTTCATTGAAAAACTGCACAAGGCCCATCCCAATGTGGTTTTGTCAGTCTTTGCCAACCCATACAGCCTTAAGCACTTTGACCAATACCCACATGTAATTTGTGGCTTTGAAGATAATGAAACGACCAATCGGATAGTGCCACAAATAATATTTGGCGCGCTTTCTCCTTCAGGAAAACTTCCGGTAACTGTATCAGAAAGCCTGCCAATCGGAACAGGTTTAATAACCCAAAACCTGGACAGGCTTCGCTATGGACAACCTGAAAGTGTAGGCCTCAACGGCAGTTCTCTGGCCAAAGTCGACAGTATTTTCAATAAAGCCATAGAAGATGGGGCGACTCCGGGCGGTCAAGTACTGATTGCCAAAGACGGAATGGTGGTCTATAACAAAAGTTTTGGCCATATGACCTATGACAGAGAACAACCCGTTACCGAAAGTACCATCTACGATATTGCTTCTATTACGAAGGTAGCTGGCACCATGCAAGCAGTTATGTTTTTGCATGAGAAAGGTTTGTTGGACCTAAATCAAAAAGCGTCTTATTACTTACCAGAACTCAAAAATACCAATAAGGCAGATCTTATCGTAAAAGATATATTAGGACATCAGGCAGGTTTGGTTCCTTTTATACCCTATTGGAAAAAAACAATGGACACCAATGGTTTCTCACCGACCTGTTATGCCAGGCAAAAAGATGAAGAACACCCTTATGAAGTAGTACCGGGGGTTTATTCCATCGGCTCCATAGAAGATAGCCTTTGGAAATGGACAGTGGAGTCTGACATGTTAAAAAAGAAGAAAAAAGAAAAGTACCGGTATGTATATAGCGACCTCGGCTTTTACATTATGAAAAGAATATCAGAAAAACTCCTTAACCAGCCCATAAACGAGTTTTTGCAACAAAACTTTTATGACCCCATGGGCATGTCGACTATGGGCTATAACCCTCTTTGCAAATTTGAACAAGGATGCATAGCCCCTACTGAAGATGACAAACTATTCCGCAGAACAGTGATAAGAGGCACCGTTCACGACCAAGGAGCCGCCATGCTTGGAGGCGTTGCCGGACATGCGGGACTTTTCAGCAATGCCAATGATTTGGCCATTCTTTTGCAGATGCACCTACAAAAAGGAAGATATGGGGGCTATCAATATTTTAAGCCAGAGACGATAGAGCGGTTTACCAAAAAACAGTTTGACAAAAACCGTAGAGGCTTAGGCTGGGACAAACCAGAGCCTGACGGGGGTGGTCCTACCTCAGATTTGGCCTCTCCTATGACTTACGGGCACACTGGCTTCACCGGCACCGCAGCCTGGGTAGACCCAGAATATAACCTTATTTATATTTTTCTGTCAAACAGGGTGTGTCCAGATGCCAACAACACAAAATTGATAAAAAACAACGTTAGAACAGTTATACAAGACCAAATCTACAATTCAATTTTAGAATACAATCTGGCAAAAGAATAA
- a CDS encoding glycosyltransferase → MPKYSLIIPVYNRPEEIEELLESLTHQIYKDFEVIVVEDGSSRPSENIVRSYYDKLSIKYLTKKNSGPGLSRNYGAVHAQGLFLIFLDSDCVIPKGYLRAVDEFLTETPVDCFGGPDMADPEFNVMQKAVSYAMTSFFTTGGIRGGKKRIGKFLPRSFNMGYSSKVFEATSGFSSIRYGEDIDMTLRIIKKGFKTALIPEAYVYHKRRTDLRKFFNQVYQSGKARLVLFQLHPESLKPVHFLPTAFTLGAAFLLILSLFYPVALAPLLFYLMLVLIDASIRNSSFFTGLFSVAASVTQLTGYGTGFISGCIQLISKKKKPD, encoded by the coding sequence ATGCCGAAATATTCATTAATTATACCTGTCTACAATAGGCCTGAAGAAATAGAAGAGCTTCTTGAAAGCCTGACACATCAAATTTATAAAGACTTTGAAGTCATTGTGGTAGAAGATGGCTCATCAAGGCCTTCAGAAAATATTGTGCGGAGCTACTATGACAAACTGTCAATTAAGTACCTTACAAAGAAAAACTCTGGGCCAGGATTGAGCAGGAATTACGGGGCCGTACACGCACAAGGACTCTTTTTAATCTTTCTGGACTCTGATTGCGTTATACCCAAAGGGTACCTCCGTGCAGTAGATGAGTTTCTTACAGAAACGCCTGTAGACTGCTTTGGAGGCCCTGATATGGCTGATCCGGAATTTAATGTTATGCAGAAAGCCGTCAGCTATGCCATGACTTCATTTTTCACCACCGGAGGGATTAGGGGCGGCAAAAAACGTATTGGCAAGTTTTTACCGCGTAGTTTTAATATGGGCTATAGCAGCAAAGTATTTGAAGCTACTTCAGGCTTTTCTTCCATACGTTATGGTGAAGATATTGACATGACCTTAAGAATCATAAAAAAAGGTTTTAAAACAGCATTAATTCCTGAGGCTTATGTTTACCACAAAAGACGAACAGATTTAAGAAAGTTTTTCAACCAAGTTTACCAGTCAGGAAAAGCAAGGCTTGTTCTTTTCCAACTTCACCCAGAAAGTTTAAAGCCAGTCCATTTCCTACCTACCGCTTTCACCCTGGGGGCCGCGTTTCTTCTCATATTGTCCCTATTTTATCCTGTAGCACTTGCGCCTCTACTTTTCTACCTAATGCTGGTTTTAATAGATGCCTCTATCAGAAACAGCAGCTTCTTTACTGGCCTTTTTTCGGTTGCGGCTTCTGTAACGCAACTTACAGGTTATGGAACAGGTTTTATTAGCGGATGCATTCAACTCATCAGTAAGAAAAAAAAGCCTGACTAA